The segment AAGAAAATAGCGTAGGCACGCTGCCGGTCGTCGAGTTCGCGGTCATCTCCCAAAGCCTCCCAAAGGGGGCGACTATCGTCGAAACGTCCCAGATTCTCAAAGGCCAGAGCCTGGGCATAATTCAACTCGCGTTGATAATCCCGTCCAATCTCCCACTCCCTCACGCCTTCACCCACATCCAGCACCCGTTCCCAGGCCTGGTTGTCCACAAAAATTGACAAGGCAAGGCTCATGGCCATTTCGGAATATTTGGGAACCTGCTCCTCATTCATGAAGGGCAGCACCAGTTCCAAAGCCGTACCCGGACGTTCACGCTTCCAGAAAGACAAGGCCAAGGCCAGTTTGGCCGAGGGATCGAGCTCCTTGCTCTTTTCGCGGATAAACCCATAGTCTTCCCACAGATTGACGATCTTGGGGAAGTTCTCATCCTGAACGAGCTGATCTACGATTCGACTGAACGCCTTCACTCCAACGCTGCGAGCGCGTTCCCTCAACTCACTTTCCGGAAACTTATTCTCAAATTCCATGACTGCGGCCATGGAATCCACGTACTTGTTATTCCAGAGCTGCCAGATGGCCATCTTGAGCTGCGCCAGGGGGGCAAGGGGACTGTCCGGATGCTCCTCCACGATCTGCTGATAGATCTGCGCCGGCTTCAGATTGAGGGGCCGATCAAAGATGGAGAACATCTGCTCCACGGTCGGCTCGTCGTAAACGCCCTCTTCGGCAAGACGCATCTTGGCAATGAGCCCGCCTTCCCGGTCCGGGAAATCAGTAACGGCTTTTTCGTACAACTCGCGCGCAGCCCCATCACGGCCGGTCTTGATGTAAATATCACCGAGCTTTGCCAGGATGATATCCGATTCGTCACCGTTGGGATCGATATTGTAGTAGGTCCAATAATCGCTTTTGGCCTTGTCGTAGTCTTCAACGGAAAAGGCAGCGTCACCCAGCAGGCGCAAGAACGGGGGAAATTCTACATAGAACCGGGGCCAGCGCTTTTCGATATAGTCCACAATCTGAAAAGCCTGTTTGTCATATCCCAATTTACGCAGTGATCGCGCTAACCCGAGGGAGGCCTCGCGCACGAACTTGCTGTCCGGAAAGACCTGGACCAGATACTGAAATTCGTCGGCAGCCTTCTGATAGTCACCATTACGGTAATGATGGTCACCCCAGTAGTAGTAGGTCAGAGGAACGTTGGGATCACCCTTGAACTTGTCACGAAGGATACGGAAAAACGCCTCGGCTTCGGGGGTATTGCCCACCTTCAGATTGATCACTCCCCGCCTGAGCAAAGCTGCGGGAACCCGCCAGGAATCGAGGTTGAAGTTGACGGCTGCCTCATAGGCTCCATTGATGGGATCAAAATTCTCTTCGAGTTCGCCCTTGTGCTTGGCGTAAAGGGCATCGGCCTTCGTGTAGAGCGCTTCCTCGCGCATTCCTTCAGGCAGCTTGCGCTGACGCAACAGCGTATCCAATTCCTGGATCGCGCCGTCATAGTTACCGGAGCCCATGGCGGACTGAGCCGCAAACAGGACCTCTTCCAAAGCCTCTTTGCGGACGACTTCAGCATCTGTCAGAGGTTTCTCGCCTTCGGTTTCGGTCACCTCCATCTCGGATTCCATGGCCGGTTCGCCAGCCTGATCGGAGGCCGGAACAACAGCTGGCACGGCGTCGGGCTGAGGTAAAGGAGCCTTTTCTGCAGCGCTGGGCAACGGCTGCTCGCCCTGAGGCGATACTGCAGCAGTATCGGTTGGGGGCTCGTCCTGATCTCCTATTTTCATGCGAACGCCACTGCCAGCCATGGGAATGGAATCAGCTTGCGGAGTCACGGCTGCGCCGCGAAACTTCGATTTTGGGGCTGTCTCGTCAAGCAGGTTCCTGACCATGCGTTTGACGATTTCCTGCTGACTGGGCCGAGGAGCAGTCACGACTTCCTTGTCCGAATCAGACTTTGGAGGCAACAGAGGTTCAGCTTCAACAGGCGTTACCGGTGCCTCAGGACGAGAAGGCGTAGAGGGTTCGACCACCACTTCGAAATCTTCAGGGGCCTCTTCACCCGGGCGAAGGACCCGCCCGCGGAACACATGTGGTAAGCGGATGACCGTACGCTTGCGGGGCGTCAAAGTCGTATCCGGCCTGGAATCACTCTTCATGCGCGGTCTGTCGGTCTGCTGTTCGACAGGCTCGGAAGGCTGTGAACTGGCAGCCTTCATCTCCTGTTGCGCGGAGGGCACATCCGGTTGAGGCTGCACATCCTCGGCTTGCTTTGCTTGCGCAGTTACAGAAGGAGCCACAGTCGGGGCCGGGCGCTCAGACTGCACCTTGACCGGTTCCGGCGCCTCAGGTTTGACGGCAGCTAAATCCTGCTCAAACGGTACGACGGCCTCGGCTCGGGGAGGCTTGGCTGGAGTCTTAATCTCGGGTTTGGCTACTTCTCGTGTTTTGACTGCGACAGCCGGTGCAGCAGCCCCACGTGCAGCCCGCGGTTTCCAGCGAGCTCCCAGAGGATCGGAAAAAACATCCAGAACCAGTTTCCCACGTTCATCCAGGGCAAAGGCCACGTAGCCAAAAGCAGAAGACTTCAGGTTGATCACCACGGCGTCATTGGAGGGACGAATGGTCGACACAAAGCGGGTTCCGGTCAGATCAGGAATGACACCTGCATTTCCCAAGGAACCACCCGGAACGCGAAGGGTCAGTTCACGCTGAGCAGTACGGGACACGGAATATTGGGGGATTTTGTTGCCATCAAAGGCAAAGACAAGCCGTTCCTTGTCAGGATGTCGGCCGAAGCTATAGACCACGGCTCCTGCAGGAGCAGCAAGGACGAGCGCCAGAATTCCCGTCACGAGCAAGAGGCAGGCGGACCTGCAAACATGAAGCGAGCTCACGGCATATCGCTCTGCAAGGAACGTGCTAGACACACGGCTTGCTTCGTTGCCCCACCGGCGCCGCCGCTCAGCCCACTGCATGACGACGGATGCCCCTGTTCCCGGTGACGCCTCGAAAACGTTATTTGATGCCCTTTTTCTTGAGCTTCTCAATCAAAGTCGTGCGTTTGATGCCCAAAATTTCAGCGGCCTGATTCTTCACACCCTTGGCCATGTCCAAAGCTTCTCGGAGAAGTCGTTCCTCGATTTCATCCAAAAAGCCCTTGAGGTCGTCGCCCCTGCCCTTCAAATCCCGTATCTCGGGCCAGACAAAGCCTGCTGGTGCCACAAAGACTGGTTTCTTGGGTTTCTCACCAAGGTTACCCCATATCTTTTCGGGAAGATCTTCGGGCGTGACCTGATCGCCATCACAGAGGATGGACATGCGCTCCATGAAGTTTTCAAGCTCCCGCACATTACCGGGCCACGAGTATCGCAGAAGCATGTCGCTGGCTTCCGCAGTCAGCACCAGGGTCTTGCGATCCTTGCCCGAGCAGAAGCCTTCCATGAAATATTCGGCCAGCAGCATGATATCATCCCCCCGGTTCCGCAAGGGAGGCAACTGCATGGGAATCACATTCAGACGGTAAAACAGATCCTCGCGGAAGACACCAGCTTCCACGTCCTTTTCAAGATCACGGTTGGTGGCTGCCACAACGCGCACATCAACTTTTTTGGTAACAGTGCCGCCGACGCGTTCAAATTCCTTCTCCTGCAGCACTCGCAGAATCTTGACCTGGAGTGAGAGATCAAGCTCGCCGATTTCGTCAAGAAAGATGGTTCCACCATCGGCCAGTTCAAAACGGCCAGGACGGGCTCGGATGGCGCTGGTGAACGCGCCCTTTTCATGACCGAAGAGTTCGGACTCCAGGAGCTCCTTGGGGATGGCCCCGCAGTTGATCGGCACAAACGGCTTGTCCGTACGCTTGGAGTTGGCATGCAGCGCCCGCACCAAGAGTTCTTTGCCCGTGCCGGACTCACCAGTGACGAGTACCGTGCTTTCCGTAGGGGCAACCTTGGCAAGGACTTTAAAGACCTCCAGCAGCGCAGGGCTTCTGCCAATGATTCCCCTGGTATCGATGTCCATCATCACTCCTGGTGGGCGGATCGTTGGGGACGTGACTCCCGTCTATTACATAAGATACATGCTCTTGCTGTCAATTATCTGACAGATTGTCAAGAAAACTTCTAGAATATTTTTTGCACCTTACTTCCCTGTACAGGAACAAGGCAATCATTAATATCCACAACTCCTTGCTTTCAAACAAAAAAACCGCGCCAGAGCGCGGTTTTCATAATTTATGAGCAAAAAAGAAAATCAAACCATTTCATCCATGAACTGACCAATCATTTCGTCCTGAGTCCGAACCACCGCAGCATTGGCCTCAAAGGCACGTTGATTCATGATCATATTGACAGTCTCAGTGGCGATGTCCGTACCCGAAGCCTCGACCATTACGGAACTCTGTTCCATCAAGCCGGTAGCTTCATTCAACTCGGGACGAATGGTCTCCACAAGTGCTGCCTGAACATCCATCTCCTGAATGTCCTGCACGGCCACACCACCCATGTCCGGGCGTTCTTCAAGAATCACCCGCGAAGGGTTGAACTCCTCGGTATTCGCATTGGCGATGTTATTGGCGGTCACGGCCATGTCCACGGAAAACGCGTTCAGGGCCGAGAGCGCTGTATCCATGGTACTGACCATGGCCTCTCCCTCCCGTTGACCGCCCGAAGAAATTCCGGCGGCCTACAGGACTATTGTCTCATAACTCGTTCTCACTTTCAATGCTGGCATAAGCGTTGTGATTATGGATGGATTCCTGACTTTCCACTTCCACGCGATACCAGTCGATCTGCGGATGATCCGACAGAGCCCGGGCTGCTGCCCGCACCACATCCTCAACAAAGGCGGGGTTGGCGAAGGCATCATCGGTGACGACCTTTTCGTCTTCACGCTTGAGCAGTGCATAGACTGGAGACGAACCCGCAGCTTCGGCAATGGCAA is part of the Desulfovibrio ferrophilus genome and harbors:
- a CDS encoding flagellar basal body rod protein FlgC, producing the protein MVSTMDTALSALNAFSVDMAVTANNIANANTEEFNPSRVILEERPDMGGVAVQDIQEMDVQAALVETIRPELNEATGLMEQSSVMVEASGTDIATETVNMIMNQRAFEANAAVVRTQDEMIGQFMDEMV
- a CDS encoding tetratricopeptide repeat protein, coding for MTGILALVLAAPAGAVVYSFGRHPDKERLVFAFDGNKIPQYSVSRTAQRELTLRVPGGSLGNAGVIPDLTGTRFVSTIRPSNDAVVINLKSSAFGYVAFALDERGKLVLDVFSDPLGARWKPRAARGAAAPAVAVKTREVAKPEIKTPAKPPRAEAVVPFEQDLAAVKPEAPEPVKVQSERPAPTVAPSVTAQAKQAEDVQPQPDVPSAQQEMKAASSQPSEPVEQQTDRPRMKSDSRPDTTLTPRKRTVIRLPHVFRGRVLRPGEEAPEDFEVVVEPSTPSRPEAPVTPVEAEPLLPPKSDSDKEVVTAPRPSQQEIVKRMVRNLLDETAPKSKFRGAAVTPQADSIPMAGSGVRMKIGDQDEPPTDTAAVSPQGEQPLPSAAEKAPLPQPDAVPAVVPASDQAGEPAMESEMEVTETEGEKPLTDAEVVRKEALEEVLFAAQSAMGSGNYDGAIQELDTLLRQRKLPEGMREEALYTKADALYAKHKGELEENFDPINGAYEAAVNFNLDSWRVPAALLRRGVINLKVGNTPEAEAFFRILRDKFKGDPNVPLTYYYWGDHHYRNGDYQKAADEFQYLVQVFPDSKFVREASLGLARSLRKLGYDKQAFQIVDYIEKRWPRFYVEFPPFLRLLGDAAFSVEDYDKAKSDYWTYYNIDPNGDESDIILAKLGDIYIKTGRDGAARELYEKAVTDFPDREGGLIAKMRLAEEGVYDEPTVEQMFSIFDRPLNLKPAQIYQQIVEEHPDSPLAPLAQLKMAIWQLWNNKYVDSMAAVMEFENKFPESELRERARSVGVKAFSRIVDQLVQDENFPKIVNLWEDYGFIREKSKELDPSAKLALALSFWKRERPGTALELVLPFMNEEQVPKYSEMAMSLALSIFVDNQAWERVLDVGEGVREWEIGRDYQRELNYAQALAFENLGRFDDSRPLWEALGDDRELDDRQRAYAIFFLARDALDNKQLRKAYDYAGEAYEILLTDGQDTPKVLECLNILIDVTERSGRYRESIKWASEYEKKMGEGNPGLPALRYRVAGLYRKGGNSAKWRSILSDISKKDPGSLYGRMATSDLEMESLEQAARQYSPQSNGL
- a CDS encoding sigma-54 interaction domain-containing protein — translated: MDIDTRGIIGRSPALLEVFKVLAKVAPTESTVLVTGESGTGKELLVRALHANSKRTDKPFVPINCGAIPKELLESELFGHEKGAFTSAIRARPGRFELADGGTIFLDEIGELDLSLQVKILRVLQEKEFERVGGTVTKKVDVRVVAATNRDLEKDVEAGVFREDLFYRLNVIPMQLPPLRNRGDDIMLLAEYFMEGFCSGKDRKTLVLTAEASDMLLRYSWPGNVRELENFMERMSILCDGDQVTPEDLPEKIWGNLGEKPKKPVFVAPAGFVWPEIRDLKGRGDDLKGFLDEIEERLLREALDMAKGVKNQAAEILGIKRTTLIEKLKKKGIK